The following is a genomic window from Bacteroidota bacterium.
GGTAGCCAAGGCAGGAACGGTTGGCAACGTCCGGATCATCGATCACGCTGTTGTGCCTATACAGCAGGATAAACCAAAAGTGCCGCTGGTCATCGCTGTTGCCGTGGTGCTCGGAATGTTCTTGGGTGTGGTTTCGGCTTTTGTCAGGCACGCACTGCGCGGTGGAGTAGAGGACCCTGATCTGATCGAGAAAGGACTTGGCCTTCCAGTCTACGCTACGATCCCACATAGCAAATTGCAGGACAAGCTCAGTCGTAAACTGCATAATAATTCCGGTCTCAACCTGATTCTGTTCAGTCAGGACAAGGATGATCTGGCAATCGAGAGTTTGCGCAGTCTGCGCACGACGCTGCATTTTGTGCTGATGGAAGCCAAGAACAACGTCATCATGGTGACCGGCCCCAGTCCGGGGCTTGGCAAATCTTTCGTCAGCATGAACCTCGGCGCGGTCCTGGCGAGTGCTGGACGCAGAACATTGATCATTGACGCCGATTTGCGCCGCGGCCATCTGCATGAATATACGGGATTGCCGCGCGGCCAGGGCGTGTCCGATCTCGTCAGTGGGCAGGTGGATGTCTATGGGGCGATCCGGCCGACGCTGGTCCAGAATCTTGACATCATGAGTACCGGTGCAGTCCCGCCAAATCCATCTGAACTGCTGCTGCACGAAAAGTTTGCCCAGATGATCGGCGAGGTTTCAAAACAGTATGATCACGTACTGATCGATTCACCGCCAGTGCTGGCCGTGACCGATGCAGCAGTCGTTGGTCGGCTGGCCGGTGCATCGCTGCTTGTTGTCAAGGCCGGAGCGAACCCGATGCGGGAAATTGAGGTCAGCGTCAAGCGTCTGCGGCAGGCCGGCATCAATCTTCGAGGGGTATTGTTCAATAATGTGACGAAGATCGGCAGTCGCTACGGAGCCGGTAAGTATGTATATCAGTACGCATATACCAAGAGTAAATAAGCGCCGGGCTGGGGAAGCACATTTTTAATGCGAAGCGGCTGCCGCGTGACGGGCTCCACAGGTAAAAATCGATCGTGATACAAAATGTATTTGACCGATGTGATCCGCTTTTTGGCGAAACCGGTCGTCAGTGTATTCGCGTGACCTTTTGCATGCCTGGCAGGTGGATTCACCTTGGTCGAGGTCGCTGATGTCACTGGTCCTGCTGACGGGCGGTGCCGGATACATCGGTTCGCATACGGCCGTCGAACTGCTCGCTCGCGGGTATGAAGTCCTGCTTGTTGACAACTTCTGCAACAGTTCGCCGCGTGTGCTCGAACGGCTTGCACGGATCACTGACCAGTCCGTGGCTTGCGAAAAAATCGATGTGCGTGATGCAAACGCGCTGGCAGATATCTTTGCACGCCATCCCGTCGATGTGGTCATACATTTCGCGGCTCTCAAGGCCGTTGGCGAATCGTGCACGCAGCCGCTGCGTTATTTCGATAATAATATCGGGGGCACGATCGGACTGCTGCAGTCGATGCAGGCTGCCGGGGTTTCCAGGCTGGTGTTCAGTTCATCGGCGACCGTCTATGGGCAACCCGAAGCCTGCCCGATCACCGAAAGTGCGTCGTTGCGGGTCACGAATCCCTATGGCCGAACCAAGCTGGTCATGGAGGAACTGATCGGTGATGTCTGTACGGCTCATCCGGACTTTCACGCCGCAATCCTGCGTTACTTCAATCCGGTTGGTGCTCACGAAAGCGGCCTGATCGGTGAGGATCC
Proteins encoded in this region:
- the galE gene encoding UDP-glucose 4-epimerase GalE, which codes for MSLVLLTGGAGYIGSHTAVELLARGYEVLLVDNFCNSSPRVLERLARITDQSVACEKIDVRDANALADIFARHPVDVVIHFAALKAVGESCTQPLRYFDNNIGGTIGLLQSMQAAGVSRLVFSSSATVYGQPEACPITESASLRVTNPYGRTKLVMEELIGDVCTAHPDFHAAILRYFNPVGAHESGLIGEDPTGIPNNLMPFVCQVAAGRREFLSVFGGDYPTRDGTGVRDFIHVVDLAKAHVAAVDRLLRVPESMTVNLGTGCGYSVLELVQAFERASNRRISYRIVNRRAGDVAECYADPRQAHEILAWRAEFGIERMCTDAWRWQSMFPRGYTD